GATATGGGTGACGGGTCGGGTCAAGCTTTCCACCCGCTGTGGATCGCGACGAGACCGCCGAGGATCGGCTCGACCTTCACCGCGGTGAAGCCCGCGTCGCGGATCATCTGCGCGAACTTCGGCATCGGCGGGAAGCGGCGGATCGATTCGATCAGGTAGCGATAGCTGTCCTCGTCATCGGCGATCAGCTTGCCGAGCTTGGGGACGAGGTGGTGCGAGTAAGCGTCATAGGCCTGCGCGAAACCCGGCCATTCGTTGGTCGAAAATTCGAGGCAGAAAAAGCGCCCGCCATAGCGCAGCACGCGGTGCGCTTCCTTCAGCGCCGCCGGGATGTCGGTGACGTTGCGGATGCCGAAGGCGATCGTATAGGCGTCGAAAAACTGGTCGGGGAAGGAGAGCTTCTCGGCATTCTGCTCGGACCAGACGAGGCTGTCGATGCCGCGCTCGGCGGCGCGTTCGACGCCGACGCCGAGCATGTCGGGGTTGATGTCGGCGACGGTTATGCTGGCGCCGAAGCGCTCCATGCGAAAGGCGATGTCGCCGGTGCCGCCCGCCATGTCGAGGATCGTCTCGCCCTCGCGCGGTTTCACGCGGCGCACGAAGCGGTCTTTCCACAGGCGGTGCATGCCGCCCGACATCGCGTCGTTCATGATGTCGTACTTGCGCGCGACGCGGCTGAACACTTCGCCAACCATCGCGGTCTTCTCGCCCGCGGGGACCTGTTCATAGCCGAAGCTGACGGTATCGGGGGTGGCCATGGAGTGCGCGCCTTTGCGGGGGAGAGATAAAGTCGAACGGCCTTTAGCGGGGCCTTGTCGCGCGCGCAAATGGCGCGTAGCCCGACAGGCGATATGCCAGAGTTGCCCGAAGTCGAAACCACCGTCCGCGGCCTCGCGCCCTTTCTCCAAGGGCAAAGGCTGACGGCGGTCACCACATTTCGTCCGGACCTGCGTCGGCCCTTTCCCGCCGACCTTGCGCAGCGGCTGACCGGGGCGACGGTCACGACCTTGTCGCGCCGCGCCAAATATGGCGTCATCTCGACTGACCGCGACGACCATATGATCTTCCACCTCGGCATGTCGGGGCGTTGGCGGACCGAGGGCGGCGCGGCGGGCAAGCACGACCATCTGCTGCTCGAAACCGGCGCCGGGCATCGGCTCTTCCTCCACGATCCGCGCCGTTTCGGTTCGGTCGACCTGGTGAGCGGCGACCCGCTGACGCGCTTCTCCGCCTTTGTGACGCTCGGTCCCGAACCCTTGTCCGAAGCGTTCGATGCCGCCTATCTGGCAAAGGCGCTCGCCGGGCGGCGCGCGCCGGTCAAGGCGATGCTGCTCGACCAGACCATCGTCGCGGGGCTCGGCAA
This genomic interval from Sphingopyxis chilensis contains the following:
- the mutM gene encoding bifunctional DNA-formamidopyrimidine glycosylase/DNA-(apurinic or apyrimidinic site) lyase produces the protein MPELPEVETTVRGLAPFLQGQRLTAVTTFRPDLRRPFPADLAQRLTGATVTTLSRRAKYGVISTDRDDHMIFHLGMSGRWRTEGGAAGKHDHLLLETGAGHRLFLHDPRRFGSVDLVSGDPLTRFSAFVTLGPEPLSEAFDAAYLAKALAGRRAPVKAMLLDQTIVAGLGNIYVCEALNMARISPVKPAADVSRAKLALLAPAIKEVLIAAIAAGGSTLRDFLGPEGDLGYFAKDWRVYGREGEQCECGGTIARIVQSGRSTFYCPKCQR
- a CDS encoding class I SAM-dependent methyltransferase, which gives rise to MATPDTVSFGYEQVPAGEKTAMVGEVFSRVARKYDIMNDAMSGGMHRLWKDRFVRRVKPREGETILDMAGGTGDIAFRMERFGASITVADINPDMLGVGVERAAERGIDSLVWSEQNAEKLSFPDQFFDAYTIAFGIRNVTDIPAALKEAHRVLRYGGRFFCLEFSTNEWPGFAQAYDAYSHHLVPKLGKLIADDEDSYRYLIESIRRFPPMPKFAQMIRDAGFTAVKVEPILGGLVAIHSGWKA